The genomic window TTGATACAGGATGATAAATGGCAAAATTTATAGGGTCAAAAtggaagtagatattttatCAAGAAACAATACACAAGGCTACTGGTGCAGGTAAGTTGGATAAGCATGTGGCACATTTCACTCGTACACCCATGGATGCAAATGCATACGAGATGCAACTGAGACCACAATGGATGATGCTTACCTGCTCAAAACATGCATTTCGGATGCGGGCAAAATCACGGGCTTCTCCCCTTGATTCTGAGTACATGTTTGCTATTGATTTGCATATAAACATAAAGAGATCAGTCTATAGTTGTGGAACAGAATAAATCATCAAACATACAGGAGGGAAACATGCAATCCACACAAATGACTTGGAATATCAAGATGGGCATTACCTACTGCATCTCCAGTTTCGAGCCATGGAGCAGCTCTTGCACTGCTAACACTTTGAAACTTGTTTCCAGAAGATGTTTTGGTCGTAGAACTGTACTGCTTGGGTACAGAAACAGTTGAAACACCATTACCGTATTCAGGACCTTTCTTATACTTCCAATGGCCAGAATTTTGCGATGCAAGTTTGCGAACAGCTGAAACAAAATCACCAGTACCAGTAGATACAGAGGGTGAGCTGCGTCCATTGAAGATGCTTAGAATATCTGCATTGCCTTTGGAAAAACCATTTTGGTCTTCAACTGTTGGCAGTGCGGGGAAGTCCCCTGTGCTAAAGTTTGGTGTCCTGGGGGTCAGAGTTGGATTGGAGGTAGCATCAACTTGCatctgaaaaacaaaaatgatatcACTAGACAGACAATGTAAAAACTGTTAAACATGCTAGTGCCCGCAGAAGATCAAGATGGTCAGCATGACAATGGGATGCAAGTGCAACTGCAACCAGTTATTGCTGCGTTCCTAACGAGCTCTAccaaaaaagagtaaatttcagaaaactgcaactatagtgacaaaactatcagtttacTGCAACATTAGTGATTtatttcagtttgctgcaacaatagcgtgggacattatcacaaaactgcaacttttatgTGATATGCTGCTACAGGACATGTAGGTGACAACTGTAGCAGCATATCACGTAAAAGttacagttttgtgataatttcccacGCTATTGTTGCAACAAACTGAAATATATcactaatgttgcagcaaactgatagttgtCACTatagttgcagttttctgaaatttgctcaccaaaaaaaatgcaatatgACTAGCAATTTTGAGCAATATTTTGGGTGGATATGAAGTAAAGAAGTAGCATTGATTTACGTGCCAGTTTCACTAACAGAAGGGATTACCTCTAGCTGGGTGAGGATTTCAATAGTATGGTTGAAGTCACATCCATTAGCATAGTACAGCTCTGCAAGGCTCTCTGATGAAAAATCAGGAAACTGTGAAGCTAAATACGCTAGGGGGTCAAGAACATCGTCTGTTGCTGCAGCATAATCGCTAGCAAAACTGTCAGAAAAGCCTGCAGCACTTTCAGAATCATAATGAAGGCCCTGATTTCCATTCGTAAAATGGAGATCCCCTACAAAATTTTGCTCCCAATTGCTTGAACCCATAGTTGGAAACGATGCTTGTGAATTATCTTCATAAAGTAAACTGGTAAGCCCCAGTTCCAGGCTCTTGTTAGCTTGAGAAGATAAATCATGCTCTCTTGAAAAGCGGCTAGCTGTTGTTCCATAGAAAGGGGGTGCATTCAAGGATAATCCAGCAAGAGACAATTCTTCAGGTTCTTGTTCAATTTTCTCAAAACTGAAGTCTGGAATAATGTCATCAGGAAGCTGCTTACGCCAAAACTGGTGTGCCTCATCATCCGAGTTATTTGACTTTGATGACTCGGACCTATCTAGGATAGTTTTCCCAGAAGCCCTAAGATCTGCCTTACTTACATCTGAGACAGCGCTACTCTCAAAAGATGGTCTAATACATGAAGGTACAAATTCTGCTGCGTTGGGATTCAATGCTGTGACTTTATTTGGCAACATTGACCTTGTATCTCCATTGGAAACAACTTTATTGAGTGAAGTCATTTTTAATAGAAATTACATGTGATGTTACATGTACAAGGGGAAATTTGCAATAAGATTTTATCCAAGCCCTGCAAAGATATCAACAAGGATTAGCATGAACATGGCTGAGCACTTGATGTACCACAATCACGTCAACCTTTACCAAAAGATTATATATGAACAAATAGGTGTAATTTAACAGAAAATATAACTTCCATAATATTAATAAACTAGTATTTGTCAActcaaaaaaagaaactagTATTTTTGTTAATAAGCAAGACAATATGCTAACCTACAGGTAAGGCTCACTAGAGCTAGTAATCTTTGTCAGACTCAATAAAATTGATAGTGTTGTGGGAAATTTCATTTCAACCCTATTATAAAATAccaaaaacaaataaaccaaCTACAAGAACAACAGCTAGTTCTTGCTATTAGGGCAATAAATATTTAgaacaaaataatttaattacTTCATAGTATGTCCATAAATTAAAGCCAGCAAGCCGCTGCATCATACAAAGATTGAAGATAACACAATAGGATATATAAGGCTGGACAAATGGACAAGGATTCAGTTATACAAGTTCTTAAAAAGTAAAAATCTACAAGCCGTTTACTTTCCGTTAGGattcataaaatattttgtttgtttgttttcacTGCCAGGGAGAAATACCACAATCAATGCGACTGATACTGATaatagaaatttccacattCACAGAAGACCCAAAATCAGTAGCTCTGTCaaccaaaaaaagaagagaacttCTAATGATTTGCTCCCAGTTTCCACAAAATTGGCGCGACTCTTCTTAGTAACTCATATAGCTGCCGTCGCAAAAGAAGCAAGTTTTCTGACACATTATCTCAATATCTCCTCCATAAATTCATCAATTAAATAGGCTCAATATCTCCTCCTTCCGTCCTTCGTTCTCACATACCGACACGCTGTTCTCTCACCCAAACGTATATAGAAACCATCAAATCAGTAAGAAAGGAACCATAACAAAAGAAACAGAAGCTtattgctgtttttttttggaaaggaaagagaagatATCCTCAAAAGTCCACGCAACTCCATCTCTAACACAGAAAAGGGAAGATTGTACAATCAAAAGAGGCAAAAGAGCAACGGAAAGACGAGCAAACAGTACCCCCTTGCTTTTCCTCTCCGTCCAGCACACGCACGCTAAACACCCCACGCCCTCCTCCCCGTCTCCCCGGCCGGTGGCGAGATGCctcaatcaaaaaaaaaaattcacgccTTTTCCGGGTTTTCCCTATCCCGGACAATCAacggaacaaaaaaaaaaaaatcctaacgcCGGGCGAGATCTACACCCCCAGATCTACCCGGAACCCGGGGGGAGCCAGCGCCAGATCTGGAGAGGAGAAAAGGCCGGGAGggtgttaattaattacctttCCGCCGGTCGATGAGCTGATAGTGATATATCGCTGGCGACCGGCCCATGGGGCGGCGTCCCCCCCAACGCCGACGGTAGATGAGAaacggacgccgccgcccgcagggGGATTCGGGTTTCACCGCCCAATCGCGCAACGGGAGTCCGGCCCCCCGCTCCGGGAGAATCGGGGGCGGAATAGGGTTCGCCTTCttgggaggcggaggcggaggcggaggcgaggggaggagaggagaggggagggaggagggagaggttgGTGCggatgggggtgggggtgggggtggataGGTGAGGGATGGTGGAGTTTGACCCGTCGGggcggggggtgggggtgggggcccACCGTGGCGTGGAGGAGAAGcgggtgggtggtggtggcggcctcGGGATCGGGGGCGCCGCTGCGAGGCTGAGGTGGCTTGGCTTGGGTTGGTTGGCTGGCTGGTTGCGTTGTTGCGCGGCGCTGCGGGGTGCGGGGGGAATATGCGGGCGGGTGATGCGAGCGAGCGTGCCAGGAAATCTCTCGAACTATGGGTGGCTCCGTCCCTGACTGGCTCAGTTGGCTCGCCTGCTCCGGCTTTGCTTCCGGCGCTGGACCACACCAGCTGATGATGATAGCTTGGGTGCGTTCGGCGATTTTTCGCGCACACACTCTCGCCTGTCACATATTCCaatcctaaaatttttcactgtcacattaaatatttaaatacctacataaaatattaaatatatgctaaaaaataactaattatacagattgcgactaattagcgagacaaatcttttaaacctaattgttcCATAATTTAACAATATGATGTTACGGTAAACATTTGTTGATGATGGATTAAcgaggcttaataaattcatgtcgcggtttactgacggattctgtaattagttttttatcttATATAAcataccaaaattttacacccctagatctaaacactcTCTAAATTATTAGATGACGTATTTTTTATAGAATAGTTATTTTAAAAGATTATATTAATCCAACTTTTAAAttcctctaaaaaaaactattaaacTTATTTCAACTAATATATCGCTCCGTTGTGCTTGTAGGGAGGTGGAGTTTCTAACGCTGTGTTTGGCAGCCTGTGTTGAAAATAAATCTTCTGAACACAGAAAacggagtggtccattagcgaatgattaattaagtattagctatttttaaaaaaaatggatcaatatgtttttttagcaactttcgtatagaaactttttaaaaaaacacaccgtttagttgtttgaaaaacgtgtgcaCGGAACACGAGTGAGAGGAATTGGGAACAAATGTTGCCAGATATAGCTTAAGACCATCCCAACCCAAAAACTATATTAGTTTTCATACTTGTCATGTTGTCATGGTTacagataaggcatacctcctatcctacCACTTATAGAATATACGGATACGGTATACATTCGTATGTACGATATATTTCCGTATACGTTAAGAAAATTAACAAGAGATCATGGAAATTAGCCTCATGGGCAAGTGAACAACAGAGTCCTACTTGGAAAGGATTAGGTTTATACTATATCGTGCGGGGCCTATAATCTCTGAGTTTTACTTGGAGACTAAGGTGATTCACGGTTTAGGGGATCGAATCATAACACCAACACAACCACCATAGCCTACAATCCAAAGGACGTGAAGCCTACTCGCCAGGAGATCTCATCGAAACCATCTCGATAGGGATCTCGCCGGTAATCTCAGAATCGTTGGTTCTAGTTCTCTATTGCAATATGTGGTtttttccatatcaatctcatataaactggattagggctattaccttacgagggacttgaaccagtataattcttgtattcttgtttgcttgatgtcgtaccaACATACCCTAATACCCTATTCATCCGATCTATGGATATCCCCTGTCGACACATGTCGTATATACGCTATGTATAGAAactacttcatccgtcctaaaaaagTGCAGCTGTGCGTTTCCgcatccaacgtttgaccgtccttcttatttgaaaaagaattatgattaatatttttgttctcATTACACAATagaacatgaatagtactttgaGTGTgactaattttatttatttatttcataatttttaaataagacaaacgagtAAACTTTGGACACGAAAAACCACAATTGCACTtatattgggatggaggtagtatatatctaATAGAAA from Oryza glaberrima chromosome 6, OglaRS2, whole genome shotgun sequence includes these protein-coding regions:
- the LOC127776659 gene encoding polyadenylate-binding protein-interacting protein 7 — its product is MTSLNKVVSNGDTRSMLPNKVTALNPNAAEFVPSCIRPSFESSAVSDVSKADLRASGKTILDRSESSKSNNSDDEAHQFWRKQLPDDIIPDFSFEKIEQEPEELSLAGLSLNAPPFYGTTASRFSREHDLSSQANKSLELGLTSLLYEDNSQASFPTMGSSNWEQNFVGDLHFTNGNQGLHYDSESAAGFSDSFASDYAAATDDVLDPLAYLASQFPDFSSESLAELYYANGCDFNHTIEILTQLEMQVDATSNPTLTPRTPNFSTGDFPALPTVEDQNGFSKGNADILSIFNGRSSPSVSTGTGDFVSAVRKLASQNSGHWKYKKGPEYGNGVSTVSVPKQYSSTTKTSSGNKFQSVSSARAAPWLETGDAVANMYSESRGEARDFARIRNACFEQARQAYLIGNKALAKELSMKGQTYNTQMKASHEKAREAIYRQRNPSSQRGSDRLIDLHGLHVNEAIHILKVELGALKSTARATGERMQVMICVGTGHHTKGSRTARLPIAVEQFLLEEGLHYTQAQPGLLRVVVF